From a region of the Candidatus Eremiobacteraceae bacterium genome:
- a CDS encoding cephalosporin hydroxylase family protein: MSTDEGRPSSPQGVEAMAADRELRAAATDFFLRSCEHRYSYNFTWLGRPIIQYPQDIVALQEIVWRTKPEVIVETGIAHGGSAVLFASLLQLLGGDGRVVAVDIDIRAHNRAAIESHPLAARISLIEGSSVDERIAQRVRAATAGAHNVMVVLDSNHTHAHVRAELALYSPLVRKGGYLVVMDTVVEHMAADSFPDRPWGKGDNPMTAVREFLALNPRFEIDREIDDKLLVSVAPGGYLRCVAD, from the coding sequence GTGAGCACCGACGAAGGCAGGCCGTCCTCTCCGCAGGGCGTTGAGGCAATGGCGGCGGATCGCGAATTGCGCGCCGCCGCGACGGATTTCTTCCTTCGGTCGTGCGAGCACCGCTATTCGTACAATTTCACGTGGCTCGGCCGCCCGATCATCCAGTACCCACAAGACATCGTCGCGCTGCAAGAGATCGTCTGGCGGACGAAGCCCGAGGTGATCGTAGAAACGGGCATCGCGCACGGCGGCAGCGCCGTGCTCTTCGCGTCGCTCCTGCAGCTTCTCGGCGGCGACGGACGAGTGGTCGCGGTCGACATCGACATCCGCGCGCATAACCGGGCGGCGATCGAATCGCACCCGCTCGCCGCGAGGATCTCGCTCATCGAGGGTTCATCGGTGGATGAGAGGATCGCGCAGCGCGTGCGCGCCGCAACGGCCGGCGCGCACAACGTGATGGTTGTGCTGGACTCCAATCACACGCACGCGCACGTGCGCGCGGAACTAGCGCTCTATTCTCCGCTCGTGCGAAAAGGCGGATACCTGGTCGTGATGGACACGGTCGTCGAACACATGGCGGCGGATTCATTTCCCGACCGACCGTGGGGGAAGGGCGACAATCCGATGACTGCGGTGCGCGAATTTCTCGCGCTCAATCCGCGCTTTGAGATCGACCGCGAGATCGACGACAAGCTGCTCGTGAGCGTAGCGCCCGGCGGCTATCTGCGTTGTGTGGCGGACTGA
- a CDS encoding acetyltransferase yields the protein MNGQTPIVVWGTKGQAKVLAEFLETSGYRAAAFFDNDPHAISPLGEVPVHIGASGFDRWLRAGDRTSVSFAVAIGGDRGRERLELHELLASGGLTPATLVHPTAFVASDAAVGAGSQILVRACVCTRAKLGVACIVNTAATVDHECELADGVHIGPGATLAGCVRVGRAAFIGAGAVVLPRINIGADAVVGAGAVVTRDVESGWVVAGVPAVRTTHAAQSGA from the coding sequence GTGAACGGTCAAACGCCGATCGTCGTGTGGGGAACGAAGGGGCAAGCGAAGGTGCTCGCGGAGTTTCTCGAGACATCCGGGTATCGCGCCGCGGCGTTTTTCGACAACGATCCACATGCCATCTCGCCGCTCGGCGAGGTGCCGGTCCACATCGGCGCTTCAGGCTTCGATCGCTGGCTTCGTGCGGGAGACCGGACGTCGGTCTCGTTCGCCGTGGCGATCGGCGGCGATCGCGGACGCGAACGCCTCGAGCTGCACGAACTGCTGGCGTCCGGCGGACTCACGCCTGCGACGCTCGTCCATCCGACCGCGTTCGTCGCGAGCGATGCGGCGGTTGGAGCGGGCTCGCAGATCCTCGTACGCGCCTGCGTCTGCACGCGGGCGAAGCTCGGCGTGGCATGCATCGTCAATACTGCCGCGACGGTCGACCACGAGTGTGAACTCGCCGACGGCGTACACATCGGACCGGGAGCAACGCTGGCGGGCTGCGTGCGGGTGGGTAGAGCGGCATTCATCGGCGCGGGTGCGGTCGTGCTGCCGCGTATCAACATCGGCGCGGACGCAGTCGTGGGCGCGGGCGCCGTGGTGACGCGTGACGTCGAGTCAGGCTGGGTGGTCGCCGGCGTGCCGGCAGTGCGCACCACACATGCCGCGCAGAGCGGAGCCTAA
- a CDS encoding class I SAM-dependent methyltransferase yields MSAAVCRSCGGPLRLALDLGMSPPSNAFVDPKSEKDEQFFPLRLHVCRECWLVQLEQFQSAREIFADDYAYFSSYSTSWLEHVERFAAGAVERFGLSAESRIVEVASNDGYLLECFARRGLDVVGIEPARDVAMAAVAKGIPTRVAFLGAQTGRSLAASGCAADLLIANNVLAHVPDLNDFAAGLRELLKPGGTLTLEFPHLLQLLARGEIDTIYHEHFSYFSLTTASLVFERHQMRVVDVEELPTHGGSLRLYVRHVAEAQPSPDVARIRAIEDAAGLQTWQPYADLAKTAETVKSGLNEFLRGAAAREESVAGYGAPAKATTLLNYCGIHADLLPYTVDRNPHKQGRLIPGVRIPIDSPDRILHARPKYVLILPWNLKDEVMEQLAGIRAWHGRFVVPIPRLTVEP; encoded by the coding sequence GTGAGCGCTGCTGTGTGCCGCTCGTGCGGCGGCCCGCTGCGACTCGCGCTCGATCTCGGGATGTCACCCCCTTCGAACGCCTTCGTCGATCCAAAGAGCGAGAAAGACGAACAGTTCTTTCCGCTTCGGCTCCACGTCTGCCGCGAATGCTGGCTCGTGCAGCTCGAACAATTCCAGTCGGCGCGCGAGATCTTCGCCGACGATTACGCATATTTCTCATCGTATTCGACATCGTGGCTCGAGCACGTCGAACGCTTCGCGGCCGGTGCCGTCGAGCGGTTCGGGCTTTCAGCCGAATCGCGCATCGTCGAGGTGGCGAGCAACGATGGGTACCTGCTCGAATGTTTCGCCCGCCGTGGGCTCGACGTGGTCGGTATCGAACCCGCGCGCGATGTCGCGATGGCCGCCGTCGCAAAGGGCATTCCGACGCGCGTCGCCTTTCTCGGCGCGCAGACAGGTCGGTCGCTTGCCGCATCTGGGTGCGCCGCCGATCTCTTGATCGCGAACAACGTTCTGGCGCATGTTCCCGACCTGAACGATTTCGCGGCCGGTCTTCGAGAATTGCTCAAGCCTGGCGGAACGCTGACGCTCGAATTCCCGCACCTGTTGCAGCTGCTCGCGCGCGGTGAGATCGACACGATCTATCACGAGCATTTTTCGTACTTCTCACTGACGACCGCGTCCCTTGTGTTCGAACGTCACCAGATGCGCGTCGTCGACGTGGAGGAATTGCCGACGCACGGCGGATCGCTGCGGCTATACGTCCGTCATGTCGCCGAAGCGCAGCCTTCGCCGGATGTGGCACGCATTCGCGCGATCGAGGACGCCGCCGGATTGCAGACCTGGCAGCCGTACGCGGATTTGGCGAAGACGGCCGAAACGGTCAAGAGCGGACTGAATGAGTTCTTGCGCGGCGCCGCGGCTCGCGAAGAGAGCGTCGCGGGTTACGGCGCACCGGCAAAAGCCACAACACTCCTCAATTATTGCGGCATTCACGCCGATTTGTTACCGTATACGGTGGATCGGAATCCCCACAAGCAAGGCCGATTGATCCCCGGCGTGCGCATACCGATCGATTCGCCGGACCGCATCCTGCATGCAAGGCCGAAATATGTGTTGATCCTTCCTTGGAACCTCAAAGACGAAGTGATGGAGCAACTCGCGGGCATCCGGGCATGGCACGGCCGTTTCGTCGTGCCCATACCGAGACTGACCGTCGAACCGTGA
- the rfbG gene encoding CDP-glucose 4,6-dehydratase → MALIAATQARDFWRGRRVVVTGHTGFKGAWLSFWLCRLGADVAGFALDPEPGPNAFLLSGLATSMNSCSGDIRDAAALGTCIAAHRPTVIFHLAAQALVRAGIADPVGTYETNAIGTANVVLAARACESVRAVVVVTSDKCYDLHAGSPRHAEDDPLGGDEPYSASKACADHIAASLCATPRDGSDGAARIAIARAGNVIGGGDWSADRLVPDAIAAFTAGVPLELRYPAAIRPWQFVLDPLAAYIDIARRLFADDGAAIARAWNLGPPPDHERPVQWVAEALAEAWGAGATWHQAAGAHPVEANTLRLDSTAAARVLGWRSRVDLAAAIRRSVAWYRAQLGGADVATLMGDEIERFEAAVA, encoded by the coding sequence GTGGCGCTGATAGCGGCGACCCAAGCGCGCGACTTCTGGCGCGGGCGGCGCGTCGTCGTCACGGGCCACACCGGGTTCAAAGGCGCGTGGCTTTCGTTCTGGCTGTGCCGCCTTGGGGCCGACGTCGCAGGCTTTGCGCTCGACCCGGAGCCGGGACCAAATGCGTTTCTGCTTTCAGGCCTCGCCACGTCCATGAACTCTTGCAGCGGCGATATCCGCGACGCAGCCGCGCTCGGTACCTGCATCGCCGCGCACCGGCCGACCGTGATCTTTCATCTAGCGGCCCAGGCGCTCGTCCGCGCGGGCATCGCCGACCCGGTAGGGACGTACGAGACGAATGCGATCGGCACGGCGAACGTCGTGCTTGCGGCCCGCGCGTGCGAGAGCGTCCGAGCAGTCGTCGTCGTGACGAGCGACAAGTGCTACGACTTGCACGCAGGCTCTCCGCGCCATGCGGAGGATGATCCGCTGGGCGGTGACGAGCCATATTCCGCGAGCAAGGCATGTGCGGATCACATCGCGGCGAGTCTGTGCGCGACGCCGCGCGACGGATCGGACGGCGCGGCGCGCATCGCGATCGCGCGCGCTGGAAACGTCATCGGGGGCGGCGACTGGTCGGCGGACCGGCTCGTGCCTGATGCGATCGCGGCGTTCACCGCAGGCGTACCGCTCGAACTTCGCTACCCCGCTGCGATACGGCCCTGGCAGTTCGTGCTGGATCCGCTTGCGGCATACATCGACATCGCGCGCAGGCTTTTCGCGGATGACGGCGCAGCGATCGCCCGCGCCTGGAATCTCGGGCCGCCTCCGGATCACGAGCGACCGGTCCAGTGGGTGGCCGAGGCACTGGCGGAAGCGTGGGGCGCCGGCGCGACGTGGCATCAAGCCGCGGGCGCGCATCCGGTCGAGGCGAACACATTGCGGCTCGACAGCACGGCGGCTGCGCGAGTGCTCGGCTGGCGATCGCGCGTGGACCTTGCAGCGGCCATCCGGCGCTCGGTCGCGTGGTACCGGGCGCAGCTCGGCGGCGCGGACGTGGCGACATTGATGGGCGACGAGATCGAGCGCTTCGAGGCGGCGGTCGCGTGA
- the rfbF gene encoding glucose-1-phosphate cytidylyltransferase has protein sequence MKAVILAGGLGTRISEETQVRPKPMVEVGGHPVLWHIMKTYAAHGVNDFVICLGYRGYVIKEYFANYALHSSDVTLDIKSGRMQVHESHAEPWSVTLVETGDATATGGRLKRVAPYVKDEEDFCFTYGDGLSDVNVGDLIAFHRRCGLLATVTAAQPPGRFGVLTVTRDRISAFAEKPAGEGGRINGGYFVLSPRVLDRIGGDATVWEREPMESLAAEGQLAAFVHDGFWQPLDTLRDKNALNELWSSGRAPWKVWR, from the coding sequence ATGAAAGCCGTCATCCTGGCCGGCGGATTGGGCACGCGCATCAGCGAGGAGACGCAAGTCCGTCCGAAGCCGATGGTAGAGGTGGGCGGTCATCCGGTTCTCTGGCATATCATGAAGACGTATGCCGCGCACGGCGTCAATGATTTTGTGATATGTCTGGGATATCGCGGCTACGTCATAAAAGAATATTTCGCGAACTACGCGCTGCACAGTTCCGATGTGACCTTGGATATCAAGTCCGGACGCATGCAAGTCCACGAATCGCATGCGGAGCCGTGGTCGGTGACATTGGTGGAGACGGGCGACGCCACCGCCACGGGCGGCCGCCTCAAGCGCGTCGCGCCGTATGTGAAGGATGAAGAAGATTTCTGTTTCACGTACGGTGACGGCCTCAGCGACGTGAATGTCGGCGACTTGATCGCATTTCACCGCCGCTGCGGACTGCTCGCCACGGTGACCGCAGCGCAGCCTCCCGGACGCTTCGGGGTGCTGACGGTCACGCGCGACCGGATCTCCGCCTTTGCCGAAAAGCCGGCGGGCGAAGGCGGGCGGATCAACGGCGGCTATTTCGTGCTCTCACCGCGCGTCCTCGACCGCATCGGCGGCGACGCGACGGTCTGGGAGCGCGAGCCGATGGAGAGTCTTGCCGCCGAAGGCCAGCTCGCCGCATTCGTGCACGATGGTTTCTGGCAGCCTCTCGACACGCTGCGCGACAAGAATGCGCTGAATGAATTGTGGTCGTCGGGCCGGGCACCGTGGAAAGTGTGGCGCTGA
- a CDS encoding shikimate dehydrogenase: MTAGSPARYAIIGDPIVHSLSPAMQTAAFAASEWNATYSALRTDIAGLPALISRFRREAWAGFNATTPLKEALLPLVDELTPEAKRVGGVNVARLDGERIVGHNTDGSGMLDSLAENWPGTLRGVRVLVLGAGPAARAIGIALADAGAIVACWSRTLERARLVGPQPSGLASIVVSALPSDANVPDEILAHIAGDALIADANYHAARSPVPSNVGATRIDGLGMLLHQGARSFEWWTGLPAPLAAMRDALANASGRAARPRAESTSR; this comes from the coding sequence GTGACGGCCGGTTCGCCCGCGCGATATGCGATCATCGGCGATCCCATCGTCCATTCGCTCTCTCCCGCGATGCAGACGGCTGCGTTCGCTGCGAGCGAATGGAACGCGACGTATAGCGCCCTGCGCACGGATATCGCTGGTTTGCCGGCGCTCATCTCCCGCTTCCGCCGCGAAGCATGGGCCGGATTCAACGCGACCACACCGCTCAAAGAAGCGCTGCTTCCTCTTGTCGACGAGCTCACGCCGGAGGCCAAACGCGTCGGAGGTGTCAACGTCGCGCGCCTCGATGGGGAACGCATCGTGGGCCACAACACGGACGGCTCCGGCATGCTCGATTCGCTCGCGGAGAACTGGCCCGGAACATTGCGAGGCGTCCGCGTCCTCGTGCTCGGCGCCGGGCCGGCAGCGCGCGCGATCGGCATCGCGCTCGCCGACGCCGGAGCGATCGTCGCGTGCTGGTCGCGGACGCTCGAACGCGCGCGCCTCGTTGGACCACAACCGTCGGGCCTCGCGTCGATCGTCGTCTCGGCGCTTCCGAGCGATGCGAACGTGCCGGATGAGATCCTCGCGCACATCGCGGGCGATGCGCTGATAGCGGATGCGAACTATCATGCCGCGCGATCGCCGGTCCCTTCGAACGTCGGAGCAACGCGCATTGACGGACTCGGCATGCTGCTGCATCAAGGGGCGCGTTCGTTCGAATGGTGGACAGGCTTGCCCGCGCCGCTCGCGGCGATGCGCGACGCGCTCGCGAACGCGTCGGGGAGGGCCGCACGTCCGCGCGCGGAAAGCACGTCGCGATGA
- a CDS encoding YqeG family HAD IIIA-type phosphatase — protein sequence MAFLTPDAFAQRLADVDIGMFERWGVRGLVVDLDNTLVPWNSREVTPDGDAWLRSVQKAGIKVCLLTNNYSSAARAIADDFGVSSIAGALKPSPWAFRGALRALGVTAKQAAVVGDQIFTDVLGGKLVGMRAVLVRPLGAAEFPTTKVIRLLERPLLERLRRSGHVT from the coding sequence ATGGCCTTTCTCACCCCCGATGCGTTCGCGCAGCGGCTCGCAGACGTCGATATCGGGATGTTCGAGCGCTGGGGCGTCCGTGGTCTTGTCGTGGATCTCGACAACACGCTTGTGCCATGGAACTCGCGCGAGGTCACGCCTGACGGCGACGCCTGGTTGCGGTCGGTCCAAAAAGCCGGCATCAAAGTGTGCCTCTTGACGAACAACTATTCATCGGCGGCGCGAGCGATCGCGGATGATTTCGGCGTGAGCTCGATCGCCGGCGCCTTAAAACCGTCGCCGTGGGCTTTTCGCGGCGCATTGCGCGCGCTCGGGGTCACGGCGAAACAGGCGGCAGTCGTCGGCGATCAGATCTTCACGGACGTCCTGGGCGGCAAGCTGGTCGGCATGCGCGCGGTGCTCGTGAGGCCCTTGGGTGCGGCGGAATTCCCGACGACCAAAGTCATCCGACTTCTCGAACGTCCGCTGCTCGAAAGATTGCGCCGCAGCGGTCACGTCACGTGA
- the glpX gene encoding class II fructose-bisphosphatase, producing MDTLDFVKVTEAAALAASRWMGKGERNLADGAAVEKMRFVLNEMDISGRIVIGEGERDEAPMLYIGEQLGRGGMEVDIAVDPVEGTNLVANGLPNSIAVLAVTSKGGLLNAPDTYMDKLAVGPRAAQYVHLDASVKENLQLVANAIERPITDVTVVILDRPRHKELIEEVRSAGARIKLISDGDVDAAIATAIDSTGIHVSMGTGGAPEGVLAAAALKCLGGGFMGRLKFRNDGEVKRAKEMGFGEIDRILSMDDLVKTNEVTFVATGITDGDLCRGVRFSGNGARTHSIILNSHSGTTRFVETIHHLRAEPLRGRPR from the coding sequence ATGGATACGCTGGATTTCGTCAAGGTCACCGAAGCCGCCGCGCTCGCGGCTTCGCGTTGGATGGGCAAGGGCGAGCGAAATCTTGCGGACGGCGCAGCCGTCGAAAAGATGCGGTTCGTGCTCAACGAGATGGACATCTCGGGTAGGATCGTCATCGGCGAGGGCGAGCGCGACGAAGCGCCCATGCTCTACATCGGCGAGCAACTCGGCCGGGGAGGTATGGAGGTCGACATCGCCGTCGACCCTGTAGAGGGCACGAATCTCGTCGCGAACGGCCTGCCTAACTCGATCGCGGTGCTCGCGGTCACGAGCAAGGGCGGTCTTTTGAACGCGCCGGACACCTACATGGATAAGCTTGCCGTTGGTCCGAGGGCGGCGCAATACGTGCACCTCGATGCGTCGGTCAAAGAAAATCTTCAACTCGTCGCTAACGCGATCGAACGGCCCATCACGGACGTCACGGTGGTCATCTTGGATAGGCCGCGCCACAAGGAGCTGATCGAGGAAGTGCGATCGGCCGGCGCTCGCATCAAGCTGATCTCCGACGGCGACGTCGACGCCGCGATCGCAACCGCGATCGACAGCACCGGCATCCACGTCTCGATGGGCACGGGCGGCGCGCCGGAAGGCGTGCTCGCGGCCGCGGCGCTGAAATGCCTGGGAGGCGGGTTCATGGGCCGTCTGAAATTCCGGAACGACGGCGAAGTGAAGCGGGCGAAGGAAATGGGCTTCGGCGAGATCGACCGCATTTTGTCGATGGATGATCTTGTGAAGACGAACGAAGTGACGTTCGTCGCGACGGGCATCACCGACGGTGACTTGTGCCGCGGTGTCCGTTTCTCCGGAAACGGCGCACGAACGCACTCGATCATTTTGAACAGTCATTCCGGCACGACGCGTTTCGTGGAGACGATCCATCACTTGCGGGCAGAACCGCTGCGAGGTCGCCCGCGCTGA
- a CDS encoding CBM20 domain-containing protein: MSRRVATSIIAVAAFTMCISATAAATDATSQTALSGIFVSLGADSNGTLLTIERDGSLRAVRVAADAAVTEAEAGSEPQAATLSKLMPGEPVDLSLNASGVVTSILARFATVTTQVIAAQNGYLVCADGNAYKLVGSATAAIASLHTGIYVLMRTDSTSGSAFDVVASRTPFRGIPSQAASVAVTFIVAVPPNTPPGDTVYLATNASSWTPNGVRMTPLSGGRFTVVMQLAPGTQIEYRYTRGSWSTDERTAAGTPTPNRSLAVQRSGAAQTVTDVVARWADLNS, encoded by the coding sequence ATGTCACGCCGCGTTGCGACGAGCATCATCGCCGTGGCCGCTTTCACGATGTGCATCTCTGCGACGGCTGCGGCGACCGACGCGACGAGTCAAACCGCGCTGTCCGGCATCTTCGTGAGCCTTGGCGCGGATTCGAACGGTACGCTCCTGACCATCGAACGCGATGGCTCGCTGCGCGCGGTGCGCGTCGCCGCCGATGCGGCCGTGACGGAAGCGGAGGCCGGGTCCGAGCCGCAGGCCGCAACCCTCTCCAAACTCATGCCCGGCGAACCCGTCGACCTCTCGCTCAACGCAAGCGGCGTGGTGACGTCCATCCTCGCGCGCTTCGCGACCGTCACGACACAAGTGATCGCCGCCCAAAACGGATACCTCGTCTGCGCCGACGGCAACGCATACAAGCTGGTCGGCAGCGCGACCGCTGCGATCGCCTCGCTGCATACCGGCATCTACGTGCTCATGCGCACGGACTCGACGTCGGGTTCGGCTTTCGACGTGGTGGCGTCTCGCACGCCGTTCCGCGGCATACCATCTCAAGCGGCATCGGTCGCCGTGACGTTCATCGTCGCGGTCCCGCCCAACACGCCGCCGGGCGACACGGTCTATCTTGCCACCAACGCGAGCTCGTGGACGCCGAACGGCGTGCGCATGACGCCGCTGAGCGGCGGGCGTTTCACGGTCGTCATGCAACTCGCGCCCGGCACGCAGATCGAATATCGCTATACGCGCGGGTCGTGGTCGACGGATGAACGCACGGCCGCCGGAACGCCGACGCCGAATCGCAGCCTTGCAGTGCAGCGGAGCGGAGCGGCCCAGACCGTGACGGACGTCGTCGCGCGATGGGCAGATCTCAATTCTTGA
- a CDS encoding mannosyltransferase family protein, translating into MDAAQAEPARQPLAEPLGSHSLPAGLRHRIRVAVVGGAGASAGFFGWYVAATHGIVGSEAYFPLAAAMLVAAAATIAVWRLYAGFAAKRIGIGEPTMLRADAYSFLSFYALWAYVVSDQNTISSATGVLAAVVLLWIAVKVGVLARFSLTVRAVAAVFIATRVPIIIVAMLGAIVIGQRAGQHWSPQHGLLDVLGRWDAQHYLAIATVGYHGKDMAFFPLYPFLISRLGALIGDHFIAGLLISNIAFFVALAYLFALTKLEFGDHETAFHAIFYIAIFPTAIFFSVVYTESLFLALTVASVYYARRGNFITAGVVGALASLTRVEGVLLVLPLAYEVWRQWHERRGTTLARGAIGLALIPAGLVVYMAYLYALVGDPLYFQKVQASWNRHLAPPWVSISNTLQELSRTPIASSGAINHLLELAFTLSFLALLVVAFRSLRPTYALYFAASLLVPMSTASLMSMPRFDLVVFPAFMLLALWGRRPVVNSAIVSLSLTLLGVFTVFFADWYWLA; encoded by the coding sequence GTGGATGCCGCTCAAGCCGAACCGGCGCGCCAGCCGCTCGCGGAGCCGCTCGGCAGCCACTCGCTGCCCGCGGGCTTGCGTCATCGCATCCGCGTCGCCGTCGTCGGCGGCGCCGGAGCATCGGCCGGTTTCTTCGGCTGGTACGTCGCTGCGACCCACGGCATCGTCGGATCCGAAGCATACTTTCCACTTGCAGCGGCGATGCTCGTCGCAGCCGCCGCGACGATCGCGGTCTGGCGGCTGTACGCCGGTTTCGCGGCGAAGCGGATCGGCATCGGCGAACCGACGATGCTTCGCGCCGACGCGTATTCGTTTCTCTCCTTTTACGCGCTCTGGGCGTACGTCGTCAGCGATCAGAATACGATCTCATCTGCGACCGGCGTCCTCGCCGCCGTTGTGCTGCTCTGGATCGCCGTCAAAGTCGGCGTCCTCGCTCGATTTTCGTTGACGGTGCGCGCCGTCGCCGCCGTCTTCATCGCGACGCGCGTGCCGATCATCATCGTCGCGATGCTCGGCGCCATCGTCATCGGTCAGCGCGCGGGCCAGCATTGGAGCCCGCAACATGGGCTGCTCGATGTCCTCGGCCGATGGGATGCACAGCACTATCTCGCGATCGCCACCGTCGGCTATCACGGGAAAGATATGGCGTTTTTCCCTCTCTACCCGTTTCTTATAAGCCGCTTGGGCGCCTTGATCGGCGACCACTTCATCGCCGGTCTGCTCATCTCGAACATCGCGTTCTTCGTGGCGCTGGCCTATCTTTTCGCGTTGACCAAACTGGAATTCGGCGACCATGAGACCGCATTCCACGCCATCTTTTACATCGCGATCTTTCCGACCGCGATCTTTTTCTCCGTCGTATACACCGAATCGCTGTTCCTCGCGCTGACGGTCGCATCGGTCTACTACGCGCGGCGGGGCAACTTCATCACAGCGGGAGTCGTGGGAGCGCTGGCGTCGCTCACACGCGTGGAAGGCGTGCTGCTCGTCCTGCCGCTGGCATACGAAGTGTGGCGCCAATGGCACGAGCGCAGAGGCACGACGCTTGCTCGGGGCGCGATCGGCCTCGCGCTGATACCGGCCGGCCTCGTCGTCTATATGGCGTATCTCTACGCCTTGGTCGGTGACCCGCTCTACTTCCAAAAGGTGCAGGCCAGCTGGAACCGGCACCTCGCCCCCCCGTGGGTCAGCATCAGCAACACGCTGCAGGAGCTGAGCCGGACGCCGATCGCGTCGAGCGGCGCCATCAATCACCTCTTGGAACTCGCGTTCACGCTTTCGTTTCTGGCGCTCCTCGTCGTGGCGTTCCGCTCGCTGCGTCCGACGTATGCGCTCTATTTCGCTGCTTCGCTTCTCGTGCCGATGTCCACAGCGAGCCTCATGAGCATGCCCCGCTTCGACCTCGTCGTGTTCCCCGCGTTCATGCTCTTGGCGCTGTGGGGCAGGCGTCCGGTCGTGAATTCCGCGATCGTCTCGCTGTCGCTCACGCTGCTTGGCGTCTTCACGGTCTTTTTCGCCGACTGGTATTGGCTCGCGTGA
- a CDS encoding GtrA family protein — translation MAIKPRRGVRQFFKFGVVGASGAAVSFVVFHALNHYGIIKTVAFAIGFLLGGVNNYWWNRHWTFRSRGHAGKELAQFLAVSALALAVSEPILIVLDRALPATLAHRPSFVWFGATLAGMAINFFVNKYWTFRHTHLTEGRADS, via the coding sequence GTGGCCATAAAACCGCGGCGAGGCGTTCGTCAGTTCTTCAAGTTCGGCGTGGTCGGCGCATCCGGCGCAGCGGTGAGTTTCGTCGTCTTTCACGCCCTGAATCATTACGGGATCATCAAGACGGTGGCGTTCGCGATCGGATTCCTACTGGGCGGCGTCAACAACTATTGGTGGAACCGCCACTGGACGTTTCGAAGCCGAGGTCATGCGGGCAAGGAGCTAGCGCAGTTCCTGGCGGTCTCCGCGCTCGCGCTTGCGGTGAGCGAACCCATCCTCATCGTCTTGGATCGCGCGCTTCCGGCAACGCTTGCTCACCGTCCTTCGTTCGTCTGGTTCGGAGCGACGCTGGCCGGCATGGCGATAAATTTCTTCGTCAATAAATATTGGACGTTTCGTCACACGCATCTCACCGAGGGCCGTGCGGACTCGTGA